The following proteins are encoded in a genomic region of Acidobacteriota bacterium:
- a CDS encoding VWA domain-containing protein → MKAAAFLCAGLAAAGAAAGQAPPAPQALPTPPPLVSVGPPVPEAQMARSPEALKLFGRLDDDRAVVFIASGPADARVTVRCPNLFRAVEIWTYLEHPTLGRNARILFYPETPTGSYRYWTVLEGEAALFPPSDRAPSLADVEKNPGSCADALMLVSAARDVARRQGDNNGGLAERGALAVPHFVPPPGAKVEAPAPLLVSNRPLTTKERKKLTAEAPERTRRFLDDVEPIITDVERDTLLKLTEDYQRDRFVDEFWKRRSTSPDGMRTPFQDIYEMRLAEAKRLFGNIRTDMGRIFLLHGAPNGIRKIDCQDIYWPLQIWYYERIEELRLSKVLLLFYQQLGVGDYRLWTPLDGQGALIVGNIAGALSSGGGARRVDVTRCSEYRDVIAAVNTVAANFGTIGGMKMADDLRTAAKPDVEGADRILQLTTDIPAGAAVLPIQRVFRFPELVGSRMRMELAVLLERESLTKKQIGEESFYDIDLVGEVVRDGRLVDNFRYRFDFPVSSVSGPFVPLTIERELYPGEYQLRVKVQDANRNAAALIKERLKVPDTPEAAMTAEEKAAREAAKRAVTELVENAGAPRGSLSFLPIAREIATGLIRFEARSSSADVSFAEFFLNNTRVVTKRRPPFAADLDLGELPRKHVVKVIGYSKDGQAIAQDEMILNEGREAFRIRITSPAKGAALVGAVRVVADLAVPETKRLEKVEFYVNDHRAATLFQEPFQQVVDVPKSADLGFLRVVATLEDGQSTEDLRYYNAPKYLSEENVKAVELYTSVLAKGRPVTGLKKESFQILEDGVLQDLDGFEIVTNLPLSLGIAVDTSGSMEESIVEAQKAAVEFLKSVMTKKDRSFLVTFDNEPQLVSRFTTDRDKLAQALAGLRAQGSTALWDALVYGLYQYQGTKGRKAYVILTDGEDRSSHFTFDAALDYAKKTGVAVYFIGLKIGSTQIDVRHKLGKIARETGGTVFYVDNAKGLARIYAEINEELRSQYLLSYVPQNKSLTTQWRRVDVKMTPSSLTARTISGYYP, encoded by the coding sequence ATGAAGGCGGCGGCGTTCCTCTGCGCGGGCCTCGCGGCGGCCGGCGCGGCCGCCGGCCAGGCTCCGCCCGCTCCGCAGGCGCTGCCGACGCCGCCCCCGCTCGTCTCGGTCGGGCCGCCCGTTCCGGAGGCCCAGATGGCCCGGTCTCCGGAGGCCCTGAAGCTCTTCGGCCGGCTGGACGACGACCGGGCCGTCGTCTTCATCGCCTCCGGGCCGGCGGACGCCCGCGTCACCGTGCGCTGCCCGAACCTGTTCCGGGCGGTCGAGATCTGGACGTACCTCGAGCATCCGACGCTCGGGAGGAACGCGCGCATCCTCTTCTACCCGGAGACGCCGACCGGGTCGTACCGGTACTGGACGGTCCTCGAAGGCGAGGCCGCGCTCTTCCCGCCGTCCGACAGGGCGCCGTCGCTCGCGGACGTCGAGAAGAACCCGGGCTCCTGCGCGGACGCCCTGATGCTCGTTTCGGCCGCGAGGGACGTCGCGCGCCGGCAGGGCGACAACAACGGCGGGCTCGCCGAGCGCGGCGCGCTCGCGGTGCCGCACTTCGTCCCGCCGCCCGGCGCGAAGGTCGAGGCGCCCGCGCCGCTCCTCGTCTCCAACAGGCCGCTGACCACGAAGGAGCGCAAGAAGCTCACCGCGGAGGCGCCCGAAAGGACCCGCCGCTTTCTCGACGACGTCGAACCGATCATCACGGACGTCGAGCGCGACACGCTCCTAAAGCTGACCGAGGACTACCAGCGCGACCGATTCGTGGACGAGTTCTGGAAGCGGCGTTCGACGTCCCCGGACGGGATGCGGACGCCGTTTCAGGACATCTACGAGATGCGCCTCGCCGAGGCCAAGCGTCTCTTCGGAAACATCCGAACGGACATGGGCCGGATCTTCCTGCTGCACGGCGCGCCGAACGGCATCCGCAAGATCGACTGCCAGGACATCTACTGGCCGCTCCAGATCTGGTACTACGAGCGGATCGAGGAGCTCCGGTTGTCCAAGGTGCTCCTCCTCTTCTACCAGCAGCTCGGGGTCGGCGACTACCGCCTCTGGACTCCGCTGGACGGGCAGGGCGCGCTGATCGTCGGAAACATCGCGGGCGCTCTGAGCTCGGGCGGAGGGGCGCGGCGCGTCGACGTGACGCGCTGCAGCGAGTACCGCGACGTCATCGCCGCCGTGAACACCGTCGCGGCGAACTTCGGAACGATCGGCGGCATGAAGATGGCCGACGACCTCAGGACGGCCGCCAAGCCCGACGTCGAGGGCGCCGACCGGATCCTCCAGCTGACGACGGACATCCCGGCCGGCGCCGCGGTGCTCCCCATCCAGCGCGTCTTCCGCTTTCCCGAGCTCGTCGGGAGCCGGATGCGGATGGAGCTCGCCGTCCTCCTCGAGCGCGAGTCGCTCACGAAGAAGCAGATCGGCGAGGAGAGCTTCTACGACATCGACCTCGTCGGCGAGGTCGTCCGGGACGGGCGGCTCGTCGACAACTTCCGCTACCGCTTCGACTTTCCGGTCTCGAGCGTGAGCGGGCCGTTCGTGCCGCTCACGATCGAGCGCGAGCTCTACCCCGGCGAGTACCAGCTCCGCGTGAAGGTCCAGGACGCGAACCGAAACGCGGCCGCGCTGATCAAGGAGAGGCTGAAGGTCCCGGACACGCCGGAGGCCGCGATGACGGCGGAGGAAAAAGCGGCGCGCGAGGCCGCGAAGAGAGCCGTCACGGAGCTCGTCGAGAACGCCGGCGCCCCCCGGGGCAGTCTCTCGTTCCTCCCCATCGCGCGCGAGATCGCGACGGGGCTCATCCGTTTCGAGGCGCGGTCGAGCTCCGCCGACGTCTCGTTCGCCGAGTTCTTCCTGAACAACACGCGTGTGGTCACGAAGCGCCGCCCGCCCTTCGCCGCGGACCTCGACCTCGGGGAGCTGCCGCGCAAGCACGTGGTCAAGGTGATCGGCTACTCGAAGGACGGGCAGGCGATCGCGCAGGACGAGATGATCCTGAACGAGGGGCGCGAGGCGTTCCGCATCCGGATCACGAGCCCGGCCAAGGGCGCGGCCCTCGTGGGCGCCGTGCGCGTCGTCGCGGATCTCGCGGTGCCCGAAACCAAGCGCCTCGAAAAGGTCGAGTTCTACGTGAACGATCACCGCGCCGCGACGCTGTTCCAGGAGCCGTTCCAGCAGGTCGTCGACGTCCCGAAGAGCGCGGACCTCGGTTTCCTGCGCGTCGTCGCGACCCTCGAGGACGGCCAGTCCACCGAGGACCTCCGGTACTACAACGCGCCGAAGTACCTCTCCGAGGAGAACGTCAAGGCCGTCGAGCTCTACACGTCGGTCCTCGCGAAGGGCAGGCCCGTGACGGGCCTCAAGAAGGAGTCCTTCCAGATCCTCGAGGACGGCGTCCTGCAGGATCTGGACGGATTCGAGATCGTGACGAACCTCCCGCTCTCGCTCGGGATCGCCGTCGACACGTCGGGGTCGATGGAAGAGTCGATCGTCGAGGCGCAGAAGGCGGCGGTGGAGTTCCTCAAGAGCGTCATGACGAAGAAGGACCGCTCGTTCCTCGTCACGTTCGACAACGAGCCGCAGCTCGTCTCGCGCTTCACGACCGACCGCGACAAGCTCGCCCAGGCGCTCGCGGGTCTCCGGGCGCAGGGGTCGACGGCGCTGTGGGACGCGCTCGTGTACGGCCTCTACCAGTATCAGGGGACGAAGGGGAGGAAGGCGTACGTGATCCTGACGGACGGCGAGGATCGCAGCTCGCACTTCACCTTCGACGCCGCGCTCGACTACGCGAAGAAGACGGGCGTGGCGGTTTACTTCATCGGCCTGAAGATCGGCTCGACGCAGATCGACGTGCGCCACAAGCTCGGCAAGATCGCGCGCGAGACGGGCGGCACGGTCTTCTACGTCGACAATGCGAAGGGGCTCGCGCGGATCTACGCCGAGATCAACGAGGAGCTCCGGAGCCAGTACCTGCTCTCGTACGTCCCGCAGAACAAGTCGCTGACGACCCAGTGGCGAAGGGTCGACGTCAAGATGACGCCCTCGAGCCTGACGGCGCGGACCATCTCGGGGTATTACCCTTAG